One Oharaeibacter diazotrophicus DNA segment encodes these proteins:
- a CDS encoding ABC transporter substrate-binding protein, protein MLTPSRRQALALGAGGFLATLVTGRGIARAAEGGTLTIAYNVNLPSFDPTVGPSAVNPTIQAIYRSIFDQFVGQAPDLSFQPGLGLLTEWGWNEDKTKIHMTVREGVTWHDGSPFTAEDVVWSLQRAADEKTGNPIQFVWSTAGNYVVDGNKITADVLRFEPTFFKWMAFLTGYVLPKAYYEKVGPEGFEKKPVGTGPYMVDAYEGNAFLRLKANPNWYGGKPAFDTVVFKFVPDATSRVAEIESGSSDVTLEVPYEEFDRLIEIEGLAGSATPISDIGMIFLNDVDAMLDKNVRLAAHHAIDKEAIVKRLLLGYGVPIDTLEAPEYAAYDASIKVGYDPEKAKELLKASGFSTENPVKFRIQTTRGFKPKDYEMVQAIVGMWRKVGIEAEIEVYEIAKHYELRAADQLAPAAFYNWGNAIGDPTTSTGFAMFGPSPHSVWDTDDLDAMIAPLWGEKDEEKRIAGWKAVDKYIAEEGYVIPLLQYVQPVVYKASLKVTPNVSGALQPTLIAPGA, encoded by the coding sequence ATGCTGACGCCGTCCCGTCGTCAGGCGCTCGCATTGGGCGCCGGCGGTTTCCTGGCCACGCTCGTCACCGGCCGCGGCATCGCCCGCGCCGCCGAGGGCGGCACGCTCACCATCGCCTACAACGTCAACCTGCCGTCCTTCGACCCGACCGTGGGTCCGTCGGCGGTCAACCCGACGATCCAGGCGATCTACCGCTCGATCTTCGACCAGTTCGTCGGCCAGGCGCCGGACCTGTCGTTCCAGCCCGGCCTCGGCCTCCTCACCGAGTGGGGCTGGAACGAGGACAAGACCAAGATCCACATGACCGTGCGCGAGGGCGTCACCTGGCACGACGGCTCGCCCTTCACGGCCGAGGACGTGGTGTGGTCGCTCCAGCGCGCCGCCGACGAGAAGACCGGCAACCCGATCCAATTCGTCTGGTCGACCGCCGGCAACTACGTCGTCGACGGCAACAAGATCACCGCCGACGTGCTGCGCTTCGAGCCGACCTTCTTCAAGTGGATGGCCTTCCTCACCGGCTACGTGCTGCCGAAGGCCTATTACGAGAAGGTCGGGCCGGAGGGCTTCGAGAAGAAGCCCGTGGGCACCGGGCCCTACATGGTCGACGCCTACGAGGGCAACGCCTTCCTGCGCCTCAAGGCCAACCCGAACTGGTACGGCGGCAAGCCGGCCTTCGACACCGTGGTGTTCAAGTTCGTGCCGGACGCCACCAGCCGCGTCGCCGAGATCGAGTCCGGCTCCTCGGACGTCACCCTCGAGGTGCCCTACGAGGAGTTCGACCGCCTGATCGAGATCGAGGGCCTCGCCGGCTCGGCGACGCCGATCTCCGACATCGGCATGATCTTCCTGAACGACGTCGACGCGATGCTGGACAAGAACGTCCGCCTCGCCGCCCACCACGCCATCGACAAGGAAGCCATCGTCAAGCGGCTGCTGCTCGGCTACGGCGTGCCGATCGACACGCTCGAGGCGCCGGAATACGCCGCCTACGACGCTTCCATCAAGGTCGGCTACGACCCGGAGAAGGCCAAGGAACTCCTGAAGGCCTCGGGCTTCTCGACCGAGAACCCGGTCAAGTTCAGGATCCAGACGACGCGCGGCTTCAAGCCGAAGGACTACGAGATGGTCCAGGCGATCGTCGGCATGTGGCGCAAGGTCGGCATCGAGGCCGAGATCGAGGTCTACGAGATCGCCAAGCACTACGAGCTGCGCGCCGCCGACCAGCTCGCCCCGGCCGCCTTCTACAATTGGGGCAACGCCATCGGCGACCCGACCACGTCGACCGGCTTCGCCATGTTCGGCCCCTCGCCCCACTCGGTCTGGGACACCGACGACCTCGACGCCATGATCGCCCCGCTCTGGGGCGAGAAGGACGAGGAAAAGCGCATCGCCGGCTGGAAGGCGGTCGACAAGTACATCGCAGAAGAGGGCTACGTCATCCCGCTGCTGCAGTACGTCCAGCCGGTCGTCTACAAGGCGAGCCTCAAGGTCACCCCCAACGTCTCCGGCGCCCTCCAGCCGACGCTGATCGCGCCCGGCGCCTGA
- a CDS encoding ABC transporter permease, producing MLAVAALNRLLMALATLFGVAVVVFVLLRVVPGDPIAMMIAPGASPADVAALRARYGLDASIPVQFLVWLGAVAGGDFGTSISLRRDVLELLAERLPATLELAVAALAFALALGGTVAVVGTLARRTIGETVVDTVNGVFLAVPDFVWALALVLLLGVVFPVFPLSGRIDPGADVAFATRFYLTESLVTLRFDVFLGILAHMAMPVLALGFPLAAVIARVLKGALAEAMVQDYVLLARLKGMSDLRLILQEALRNAIGPTLALTGVQFTFLIGGTVIVERIFSYPGIGNMGVDAVINRDLPLIQGLVLVFGTLFILVNLATDLAVAALNPRLRHG from the coding sequence ATGCTCGCCGTCGCCGCCCTCAACCGTCTCCTGATGGCCCTCGCCACGCTCTTCGGCGTCGCCGTGGTGGTGTTCGTGCTCTTGCGCGTCGTCCCCGGCGATCCGATCGCGATGATGATCGCGCCCGGCGCCAGCCCCGCCGACGTCGCGGCGCTGCGCGCCCGCTACGGGCTCGACGCCTCGATCCCGGTGCAGTTCTTGGTCTGGCTCGGCGCCGTCGCCGGCGGCGACTTCGGCACCTCGATCTCGCTGCGGCGCGACGTGCTGGAGCTCCTGGCCGAGCGGCTGCCGGCGACGCTCGAGCTCGCCGTCGCCGCGCTCGCCTTCGCGCTGGCGCTCGGCGGCACCGTGGCGGTGGTCGGCACGCTGGCGCGCCGCACGATCGGCGAGACGGTAGTCGACACCGTCAACGGCGTGTTCCTGGCGGTGCCCGACTTCGTCTGGGCGCTGGCGCTGGTGCTCCTCCTCGGCGTCGTCTTCCCGGTGTTCCCGCTGTCCGGCCGGATCGACCCCGGCGCCGACGTCGCCTTCGCGACACGCTTCTACCTGACCGAGAGCCTCGTCACGCTCCGCTTCGACGTCTTCCTCGGCATCCTCGCGCACATGGCGATGCCGGTGCTGGCGCTCGGCTTCCCGTTGGCGGCGGTGATCGCGCGGGTGCTGAAGGGCGCGCTCGCCGAGGCGATGGTGCAGGATTACGTGCTGCTCGCCCGCCTCAAGGGCATGTCGGACCTCCGGCTGATCCTGCAGGAGGCGCTGCGCAACGCCATCGGCCCAACCCTGGCGCTGACCGGCGTGCAGTTCACCTTCCTGATCGGCGGCACGGTGATCGTCGAGCGGATCTTCTCCTATCCCGGCATCGGCAACATGGGCGTCGACGCCGTCATCAACCGCGACCTGCCGCTGATCCAGGGCCTCGTCCTCGTGTTCGGCACGCTGTTCATCCTGGTCAATCTCGCGACCGACCTCGCGGTCGCCGCCCTGAACCCGCGGCTGCGCCATGGCTGA
- a CDS encoding ABC transporter permease: MTDVTHQGPAPALSRPPLRLPAPLRDPKVVVGGGFVLFLVVLAVFAPWIAPKDPLEQDLMLGTLPPVGFSGAEPGYLLGTDDLGRDVLSRVIHGSRVALTVAFVAASLAALVGTGLGLLAGWYRGWIDVVVSRLVDVWMAFPPVLLSILLVAVIGAGLPAVIAAIVIIDWTRFCRVVRAETMAQAGLDYVTAARSVGFSRGRILVSEILPNVVPVLIALVSLEMGIAVIVEAILSFVGLSVSSDTPTWGGMIAEGRQMVRHGWWVLAAPLTMLFLTVLAFNQLGDGLRRALDPVMKR, encoded by the coding sequence ATGACCGACGTCACCCACCAGGGACCGGCCCCCGCCTTGTCGAGACCCCCGCTCCGCCTCCCCGCGCCGCTGCGCGATCCCAAGGTCGTCGTCGGCGGCGGCTTCGTGCTGTTCCTGGTGGTGCTCGCGGTGTTCGCGCCGTGGATCGCGCCGAAGGACCCGCTCGAGCAGGACCTGATGCTCGGCACCCTGCCGCCGGTCGGCTTTTCCGGCGCCGAGCCCGGCTACCTCCTCGGCACCGACGACCTCGGCCGCGACGTGCTCTCGCGGGTGATCCACGGCAGCCGGGTCGCGCTCACGGTCGCCTTCGTCGCCGCCAGCCTCGCGGCGCTTGTCGGCACCGGGCTCGGCCTGCTCGCCGGCTGGTACCGCGGCTGGATCGACGTGGTGGTGTCCCGCCTCGTCGACGTCTGGATGGCCTTCCCGCCAGTGCTGCTGTCGATCCTGCTGGTGGCGGTGATCGGGGCCGGCCTGCCGGCAGTGATCGCGGCGATCGTCATCATCGACTGGACGCGCTTCTGCCGGGTGGTGCGCGCCGAGACGATGGCGCAGGCCGGCCTCGACTACGTCACCGCCGCCCGCTCGGTCGGCTTCTCGCGCGGGCGGATCCTGGTCTCGGAGATCCTGCCCAACGTGGTGCCGGTGCTGATCGCCCTCGTCAGCCTCGAGATGGGCATCGCCGTCATCGTCGAGGCGATCCTGTCCTTCGTCGGCCTGTCGGTGTCGTCGGACACGCCGACCTGGGGTGGCATGATCGCCGAGGGCCGCCAGATGGTCCGCCACGGCTGGTGGGTGCTGGCGGCGCCGCTGACGATGCTGTTCCTCACCGTCCTCGCCTTCAACCAGCTCGGCGACGGCCTGCGCCGCGCCCTCGACCCGGTGATGAAGCGATGA
- a CDS encoding ABC transporter ATP-binding protein: MSAPLLDIVGLSAVSDRDGGAPVLSDVSLRLERGRVRGLVGESGAGKSTIAKALLGILPRTVRVVGGHVLFEGRDLLAMAAAERRRVLGTEIVLIPQDPMTSLNPSRRIGAQIVDGLVVGRGLGRREATARAAAMLAEVQIRDPERVMRSYPHELSGGMRQRVLIAAAFVMEPKLVVADEPTTALDVTVQKQILRLIRGLQEAHGTAVVFVTHDLGVVAKICDDVTLLWTGRVVEAGPVEAMLTRPTHPYTRALIAASPRHDRPEEGLAPVPEAVFAGLRREAAALDGEPRHGR; the protein is encoded by the coding sequence ATGAGCGCGCCCCTCCTGGACATCGTCGGCCTCTCAGCCGTCTCCGACCGCGACGGCGGCGCCCCGGTGCTCTCCGACGTCTCGCTGCGGCTGGAACGCGGCCGCGTCCGCGGCCTCGTCGGCGAGAGCGGCGCCGGCAAGTCCACGATCGCCAAGGCGCTGCTCGGCATCCTGCCGCGCACCGTGCGCGTCGTCGGCGGCCACGTCCTGTTCGAGGGTCGCGACCTCCTCGCCATGGCCGCCGCCGAGCGTCGCCGCGTCCTCGGCACCGAGATCGTCCTGATCCCGCAGGACCCGATGACCTCGCTGAACCCGTCGCGGCGGATCGGCGCCCAGATCGTCGACGGCCTCGTGGTCGGCCGCGGCCTCGGCCGGCGCGAGGCGACGGCGCGCGCCGCCGCCATGCTCGCCGAAGTGCAGATCCGCGATCCCGAGCGGGTGATGCGGTCCTATCCGCACGAGCTCTCCGGCGGCATGCGCCAGCGCGTGCTGATCGCTGCCGCCTTCGTGATGGAGCCGAAGCTGGTGGTCGCCGACGAGCCGACCACCGCCCTCGACGTCACCGTGCAGAAGCAGATCCTGCGCCTGATCCGCGGCCTGCAGGAGGCCCACGGCACCGCCGTCGTCTTCGTCACCCACGATCTCGGCGTCGTCGCCAAGATCTGCGACGACGTCACGCTCCTGTGGACCGGCCGCGTCGTCGAGGCCGGCCCGGTCGAGGCGATGCTGACGCGCCCGACCCACCCCTACACCCGCGCGCTGATCGCCGCGAGCCCGCGTCACGACCGTCCCGAGGAGGGCCTCGCGCCCGTGCCCGAGGCGGTGTTCGCGGGGCTCCGCCGCGAGGCCGCCGCGCTCGACGGAGAACCGCGCCATGGCCGCTGA
- a CDS encoding ATP-binding cassette domain-containing protein yields the protein MAADLIVATGVEVVYGARRGLFGDRPGTRVLHGVDVRVGRGETVGIVGESGSGKTTLGRALIRLVEPSAGRVVFDGTDVTHMGEDALRPLRRRMQMIFQDPMACLNPRHTIRRILEGPLRLHGLATDAISAGRRVAAMLDKVGLPQAVLERHPHELSGGQRQRVGIARAAVLEPDFVLADEIVSGLDVSTQAQVLRLLKDLSADMGLSMAFISHDLSVVRAVCDRVYVMRHGVIVEEGRCEELFAAPKAPYTRALIDAVPLPEIDPGWLDRRTDFEDAA from the coding sequence ATGGCCGCTGACCTGATCGTCGCCACCGGCGTCGAGGTCGTCTACGGCGCCCGCCGCGGCCTGTTCGGCGACCGGCCCGGCACCCGCGTCCTGCACGGCGTCGACGTCCGCGTCGGCCGCGGCGAGACCGTCGGCATCGTCGGCGAGAGCGGTTCGGGCAAGACCACGCTCGGCCGCGCCCTGATCCGCCTCGTCGAGCCCTCGGCCGGCCGCGTCGTCTTCGACGGCACCGACGTCACGCACATGGGCGAGGACGCGCTCCGGCCGCTGCGCCGGCGCATGCAGATGATCTTCCAGGACCCGATGGCCTGCCTCAACCCGCGGCACACCATCCGGCGCATCCTCGAGGGCCCGCTCCGCCTGCACGGCCTCGCCACCGACGCGATTTCCGCCGGCCGGCGCGTCGCCGCCATGCTCGACAAGGTCGGCCTGCCGCAGGCGGTGCTGGAGCGCCATCCCCACGAACTCTCCGGCGGCCAGCGCCAGCGCGTCGGCATCGCGCGCGCCGCGGTGCTGGAGCCCGATTTCGTGCTCGCCGACGAGATCGTCTCCGGCCTCGACGTCTCCACCCAGGCCCAGGTGCTGCGCCTGCTCAAGGACCTCTCGGCCGACATGGGCCTCTCCATGGCCTTCATCAGCCACGACCTCTCCGTCGTCCGCGCCGTCTGCGACCGCGTCTACGTGATGCGCCACGGCGTGATCGTCGAGGAGGGCCGCTGCGAGGAGCTGTTCGCCGCGCCGAAGGCCCCCTACACCCGCGCGCTGATCGACGCCGTGCCGCTGCCCGAGATCGACCCGGGCTGGCTCGATCGCCGCACCGACTTCGAGGACGCCGCCTGA
- a CDS encoding VOC family protein yields MPRTSLPLAAALVAALSLPAAAEGIPGMRGHDHTGVTVPDMKEAVSFFVDVVGCKKAMTFGPFADDKGTFMTDALGVDAKAVIEEITLVRCGYGSNIELFKYTAPDQTTLKQKNSDVGAFHVAFYVDDVAAAKAYLESKGVATRLGPIPVDQGPAAGQTILYFQAPWGMQLEAISYPKGMAYEQGAETVLWSPKDPAK; encoded by the coding sequence ATGCCCCGTACCAGCCTGCCCCTCGCCGCCGCGCTCGTCGCGGCCCTGTCGCTGCCCGCCGCCGCCGAGGGCATCCCCGGCATGCGCGGCCACGACCACACCGGCGTCACCGTGCCGGACATGAAGGAGGCGGTGTCCTTCTTCGTCGACGTGGTCGGCTGCAAGAAGGCGATGACCTTCGGGCCGTTCGCCGACGACAAGGGCACCTTCATGACCGACGCCCTCGGCGTCGACGCCAAGGCGGTGATCGAGGAGATCACGCTGGTGCGCTGCGGCTACGGCTCCAACATCGAGCTGTTCAAGTACACCGCGCCCGACCAGACTACGCTGAAGCAGAAGAACAGCGACGTCGGCGCCTTCCACGTCGCCTTCTACGTCGACGACGTCGCCGCGGCGAAGGCCTACCTCGAGTCCAAGGGCGTCGCGACGCGCCTCGGCCCGATCCCGGTCGACCAGGGCCCGGCGGCCGGCCAGACCATCCTCTACTTCCAGGCGCCTTGGGGCATGCAGCTCGAGGCGATCAGCTATCCGAAGGGCATGGCCTACGAACAGGGGGCGGAGACGGTGCTGTGGAGCCCGAAGGACCCCGCGAAGTGA
- a CDS encoding cupin domain-containing protein yields MADLEKGITRDGEGFAGTEWNILGQVYFPKASCDSTFAFETNSEPGQFVPVHVHPTQDEFILVQEGELDLKLDGVWTKARAGDLVRMPRGIPHGYFNKGDVPARALFWVSPAGKLEDLFRALDKLSDIPEIIRLSAEHDVDFLPEEANA; encoded by the coding sequence ATGGCGGATCTCGAGAAGGGCATCACCCGCGACGGCGAGGGCTTCGCCGGCACCGAATGGAACATCCTCGGGCAGGTCTATTTCCCGAAGGCGAGCTGCGACAGCACCTTCGCCTTCGAGACCAATAGCGAGCCCGGCCAGTTCGTGCCGGTGCACGTGCACCCGACCCAGGACGAGTTCATCCTGGTTCAGGAGGGCGAACTCGACCTGAAACTCGACGGCGTCTGGACCAAGGCGCGCGCCGGCGACCTCGTGCGCATGCCGCGCGGCATCCCGCACGGCTACTTCAACAAGGGCGACGTCCCCGCCCGCGCCCTGTTCTGGGTCTCGCCGGCCGGCAAGCTCGAAGATCTGTTCCGCGCCCTCGACAAGCTCTCGGACATCCCGGAGATCATCCGCCTCTCCGCCGAGCACGACGTCGACTTCCTCCCCGAGGAAGCCAACGCCTGA
- a CDS encoding acyl-CoA thioesterase, which translates to MSKIERIEAGTLHPALWRTTVKIRWGHCDPAGIVYTPNYFDIFNGVVEDWYPARLGLDYHAYMRDRRVGLGYAHASADFLSPGFMGDEMEVAVVLTRIGGASFALTLHALKDGREALRGRLVVVCTDLVEHKAIAIPDDLRAALERYRAETAG; encoded by the coding sequence ATGTCGAAGATCGAGCGCATCGAGGCCGGGACGCTGCATCCGGCGCTGTGGCGGACGACGGTGAAGATCCGCTGGGGGCACTGCGACCCCGCGGGCATCGTCTACACGCCGAACTACTTCGACATTTTCAACGGCGTGGTCGAGGACTGGTACCCGGCGAGGCTCGGGCTCGACTACCACGCCTACATGCGTGACCGCCGCGTCGGCCTCGGCTACGCCCACGCCAGCGCCGACTTCCTGTCGCCCGGCTTCATGGGCGACGAGATGGAGGTGGCGGTGGTGCTGACGCGGATCGGCGGCGCCTCCTTCGCGCTGACGCTGCACGCGCTGAAGGACGGCCGCGAGGCGCTGCGCGGCCGTCTCGTGGTGGTGTGCACCGACCTCGTCGAACACAAGGCAATCGCGATCCCGGACGACCTGCGCGCCGCGCTCGAGCGCTACCGCGCCGAAACGGCGGGTTGA
- a CDS encoding FkbM family methyltransferase — MLEHIESGAVSRRPDDSVRSEGAPGDAVPTDCRVAGARRILATAATDAEGIAARPPRRRGIGPARRGTMIAGATFLRRIAEVLARGRMVRRRLPNGVAIYVTPDSQLGYLRSRLDDRMLRIAWETVTPSSVVWDIGANCGVFAFGCAGARSIVAVEPDPFLCHVVQRSMALNGVAVKLVAAAAASAVGLAEFSIAARGRASNHLTRVGGRSQAGGERARILVPTITLDGLLDVSAPPTLLKIDVEGAEVDVLRGARRVLSEARPAIHLEVDQSTESDCRAILEAADYDTTALDEMNWFCVPRRRLTAAA, encoded by the coding sequence ATGCTGGAGCATATCGAATCTGGTGCGGTATCTCGTCGACCGGACGATTCCGTCAGGTCGGAAGGCGCTCCAGGTGACGCGGTACCCACGGACTGCCGGGTCGCCGGGGCGCGACGCATCCTCGCGACCGCCGCGACCGACGCCGAGGGCATCGCGGCGCGACCGCCCCGTCGCCGGGGCATCGGGCCGGCACGGAGAGGGACGATGATCGCTGGAGCAACATTCCTCAGGCGGATCGCCGAGGTCCTGGCGCGGGGCCGGATGGTCAGGCGCCGACTGCCCAACGGGGTCGCCATCTACGTCACGCCGGACAGCCAACTCGGCTACCTCAGGTCCCGTCTGGACGATCGGATGCTGCGGATCGCGTGGGAGACCGTGACGCCGTCGTCGGTCGTCTGGGACATCGGCGCCAACTGCGGCGTGTTCGCCTTCGGCTGCGCAGGGGCCCGCAGCATCGTCGCCGTCGAGCCGGATCCGTTTCTCTGCCATGTGGTGCAGCGCTCGATGGCCCTGAACGGCGTCGCGGTGAAACTGGTCGCCGCCGCGGCGGCTTCGGCGGTCGGCCTCGCCGAGTTCTCGATCGCTGCGCGCGGGCGGGCCTCGAACCATCTGACGCGCGTGGGCGGGCGCAGTCAGGCGGGCGGCGAGCGCGCGCGCATCCTGGTCCCGACGATCACCTTGGACGGGCTCCTGGACGTCTCCGCTCCGCCGACGCTCCTCAAGATCGACGTCGAAGGCGCCGAGGTCGACGTGTTGCGCGGCGCCCGCCGCGTGCTGTCCGAAGCGAGACCGGCGATCCACCTCGAGGTCGATCAGTCCACGGAGAGCGACTGCAGGGCCATCCTCGAGGCCGCCGACTACGACACCACCGCCCTCGACGAGATGAACTGGTTCTGCGTCCCGCGCCGACGCCTCACCGCCGCCGCCTGA
- a CDS encoding AraC family transcriptional regulator, whose protein sequence is MTPTPDLPLARNAVVDTRRPDEAREAIGRIFCPHFLSPLERRAEGFHARHHAATFGDFSVNYVAYGATVEIDPGELARFYLLQIPLKGRARVRCGTRVAEAEAGRTASVLSPMLATRMTWQAGCEKLIVLVEREAMAARYGALADRPAAAPAFDTAVDLDGPVGMALQRQAAALLAAADAGARLPAAYLATLRDGVTTLMLAGLRHDRTDVLARPTAAPAPAAVRRAEAFIAENAGRAISTADVAAAAGVCLRSLQDAFRRARGHTITEALQAARLERLRAGLLDPDGPALVADIAFAAGFGHLGRAAAAYRERFGESPSETLRRRR, encoded by the coding sequence ATGACGCCGACGCCCGACCTGCCGCTCGCCCGCAACGCCGTCGTCGACACGCGCCGGCCCGACGAGGCGCGCGAGGCGATCGGGCGGATCTTCTGTCCGCATTTCCTGAGCCCGCTGGAGCGGCGCGCCGAGGGCTTCCACGCCCGCCACCACGCCGCGACCTTCGGCGACTTCTCGGTCAACTACGTCGCCTACGGCGCGACGGTGGAGATCGACCCCGGCGAACTCGCGCGTTTCTATCTGCTGCAGATTCCGCTGAAGGGCCGGGCGCGGGTGCGCTGCGGTACGCGGGTCGCCGAGGCCGAGGCGGGGCGGACGGCCTCCGTGCTGTCGCCGATGCTGGCGACGCGGATGACCTGGCAGGCCGGCTGCGAGAAGCTGATCGTGCTGGTGGAGCGCGAAGCGATGGCCGCGCGCTACGGTGCGCTCGCCGACCGGCCGGCCGCGGCGCCGGCCTTCGACACCGCAGTCGACCTCGACGGTCCCGTCGGCATGGCGCTGCAACGGCAGGCGGCGGCGCTGCTGGCGGCTGCCGACGCCGGCGCCCGGCTGCCGGCCGCCTATCTCGCCACGCTGCGCGACGGGGTGACGACGCTGATGCTGGCCGGGCTGCGGCACGACCGCACCGACGTGCTGGCCCGCCCGACGGCCGCTCCGGCGCCGGCCGCGGTGCGCCGCGCCGAGGCGTTCATCGCCGAGAACGCGGGCCGGGCGATCTCGACCGCAGACGTCGCCGCCGCGGCGGGCGTCTGCCTGCGCTCGCTCCAGGACGCATTCCGGCGGGCGCGCGGACACACGATCACCGAGGCACTGCAGGCCGCCCGGCTCGAGCGCCTGCGCGCGGGCCTGCTCGACCCCGACGGCCCGGCGCTGGTCGCCGACATCGCCTTCGCGGCCGGCTTCGGCCACCTCGGCCGCGCGGCGGCCGCCTATCGGGAGCGCTTCGGCGAGAGCCCGTCGGAGACGCTCAGGCGGCGGCGGTGA
- a CDS encoding flavin reductase family protein, whose protein sequence is MDIAASRDAFRTGMRRVAGAVTIVTTADAAGERRGATATAVCSLTVDPPAVIACIARDSAVGRMAPESGIFTVNVLTGDQRPVAETFAGRTGHVGDERFAVGDWTAGALGAPRLAGAVAAFECRLEKAVEFATHVVLFGAVVGTVLGPAGLAPLVYVDGRFAGVADADVDAGSGQPDSPRG, encoded by the coding sequence ATGGACATCGCCGCCTCGAGGGACGCCTTCCGTACCGGCATGCGCCGCGTCGCCGGGGCCGTCACCATCGTCACCACCGCCGACGCCGCCGGCGAGCGCCGCGGCGCCACCGCCACCGCGGTCTGCTCGCTGACCGTCGACCCACCCGCCGTGATCGCCTGCATCGCCCGCGACAGCGCCGTCGGCCGAATGGCGCCGGAGAGCGGCATCTTCACCGTCAACGTCCTGACGGGCGACCAGCGCCCGGTCGCCGAGACCTTCGCCGGCCGCACCGGACACGTCGGCGACGAGCGCTTCGCCGTCGGCGACTGGACCGCCGGCGCCCTCGGCGCGCCGCGGCTCGCCGGCGCCGTCGCCGCCTTCGAATGCCGGCTCGAGAAGGCGGTCGAATTCGCCACCCACGTCGTCCTGTTCGGCGCCGTCGTCGGCACCGTCCTCGGCCCGGCCGGGCTCGCGCCGCTCGTCTACGTCGACGGCCGCTTCGCCGGCGTCGCCGATGCCGACGTCGACGCCGGATCCGGACAGCCGGACTCGCCGCGCGGATAG
- a CDS encoding SDR family oxidoreductase, with the protein MRGLEGRTAIVSGGATLIGEAVGATLAGYGTNVVIADVDVAAGEAAAARIGRGARFLACDVTSDADVAALVAATVEATGRLDHLVNVACTYLDDGADTSRADWLKALDVNIVGSVMLMQAARPHLKANRGAIVNFGSISARVAQIGRWVYPVSKAAILQLTRNQAMDLAPDGIRVNAVSPGWTWSNIMRQLTNDRREKADAVAKPFHLLGRAGDPAEVGEAVAFLLSDAASFVTGTDLAVDGGYGAMGPERADPAIPLLME; encoded by the coding sequence ATGCGCGGACTCGAGGGCAGAACGGCGATCGTATCGGGCGGCGCCACGTTGATCGGCGAGGCCGTCGGCGCCACGCTCGCCGGCTACGGCACCAATGTCGTGATCGCCGACGTCGACGTCGCCGCCGGCGAGGCCGCCGCGGCGAGGATCGGCCGCGGCGCCCGCTTCCTCGCCTGCGACGTCACCTCCGACGCCGACGTCGCCGCCCTCGTCGCCGCCACCGTCGAGGCGACCGGCCGGCTCGACCATCTCGTCAACGTCGCCTGCACCTATCTCGACGACGGCGCCGACACCAGCCGCGCCGATTGGCTGAAGGCGCTCGACGTCAACATCGTCGGCTCGGTGATGTTGATGCAGGCGGCCCGGCCGCATCTGAAGGCGAACCGCGGCGCCATCGTCAACTTCGGCTCGATCTCGGCGCGCGTCGCCCAGATCGGCCGCTGGGTCTACCCGGTCTCGAAGGCGGCGATCCTCCAACTCACCCGCAACCAGGCCATGGACCTCGCCCCCGACGGCATCCGCGTCAACGCGGTGTCGCCGGGCTGGACCTGGTCCAACATCATGCGCCAGCTGACCAACGACCGCCGCGAGAAGGCCGACGCCGTGGCGAAGCCCTTCCACCTCCTCGGCCGCGCCGGCGATCCCGCCGAGGTCGGCGAGGCCGTCGCCTTCCTGCTCTCCGACGCCGCTTCCTTCGTCACCGGCACCGACCTCGCGGTCGACGGCGGCTACGGCGCCATGGGCCCCGAGCGCGCCGACCCGGCCATCCCGCTCCTGATGGAGTGA